The Paraburkholderia sabiae genome includes a region encoding these proteins:
- a CDS encoding LysR family transcriptional regulator — MQRQFEDLLLGSIELFCLAAELESFTLAANAASVTPAAVSRSVARLEERLGVRLFVRTTRQIRLTDAGRRYFEQCRLALTQLADAEREATGQQSTPSGVLRISMPTPYSHYRVLPLLAEFRALYPDVTVETHLSNRNIDFAEEGFDLAIRGRAPDDSGLIARNLEDAELVVVGSPAYLKSAGKLDTPDDLVHHQCIQFALPSTGRNIPWIFRQGDEDIEMMTRGAYGTSGDVLAGATLARHDAGLFQTYRFVVERDLKDGTLREVLTPYGGRTRPFVLLYPHARHLSSRVRCFVDFLVDKLRA; from the coding sequence ATGCAGCGTCAATTCGAAGACCTACTCCTCGGCAGCATCGAACTCTTCTGCCTCGCCGCCGAACTCGAAAGCTTCACGCTGGCAGCGAACGCCGCGAGCGTGACGCCAGCGGCCGTGAGCCGCTCGGTTGCACGACTGGAGGAACGGCTCGGCGTCAGGCTCTTCGTACGCACGACGCGGCAAATCAGGCTCACCGACGCAGGCCGCCGCTACTTCGAACAATGCCGTCTCGCGCTCACCCAGCTCGCCGATGCCGAGCGCGAAGCGACGGGGCAGCAGAGCACGCCGTCGGGCGTGTTGCGCATCAGCATGCCGACGCCGTACAGCCACTATCGCGTGCTGCCGCTGCTCGCGGAATTTCGCGCGCTCTATCCCGATGTCACCGTCGAAACGCATCTGAGCAATCGCAACATCGATTTCGCCGAAGAAGGCTTCGACCTCGCGATTCGCGGCCGCGCGCCGGATGACTCCGGCCTCATCGCGCGCAATCTCGAAGATGCCGAACTCGTGGTGGTGGGCTCGCCCGCGTATCTGAAGTCGGCGGGCAAGCTCGACACACCCGACGATCTGGTCCATCACCAATGCATCCAGTTCGCGCTGCCGAGCACGGGCCGCAACATTCCGTGGATCTTCAGGCAGGGAGACGAAGACATCGAAATGATGACGCGCGGCGCGTACGGCACATCGGGCGACGTGCTCGCGGGTGCGACACTCGCGCGACACGACGCGGGGCTGTTCCAGACTTACCGGTTCGTCGTCGAACGTGACCTGAAAGACGGAACGCTGCGCGAAGTTCTCACACCGTACGGCGGACGCACGCGGCCATTCGTGCTGCTCTATCCGCATGCGCGGCATCTGTCGTCGCGCGTGCGCTGCTTCGTCGACTTTCTGGTGGACAAGCTCAGAGCGTAA
- a CDS encoding acetamidase/formamidase family protein, whose translation MSTTTAHSDVQANAQTSRPPVTQLRVESYTNGILGPSQTMLGPLADGGTLIAGTPPGCWGPMITPAFQGGHEVTQPVAIEGAEVGDAVALKIQRMRVTSHATSSGVMQFVEGRYHGDPFVAKFCSSCGTEHPASHVEGIGAEAIRCDHCGAEVSAFRFRHGYIIVLDQENGVSLTVNQEVGNRLAGKASAMSALPELAAQHSILSLARADMPGLAAHMRPFLGNIGTTPARDLPDSHNCADFGQYLVGAPHRFGMTTEELHSAKTDGHMDTNSVREGCIVICPVKVPGAGVYLGDMHAQQGNGEIAGHATDVSGETELTVEVIKRLSLEGPILLQNLEDLPPMARPMSAEQRRKVVELGARYGQHDIEENGPVTFIGSGVNLNEATENGLRRAAAVTGLSYEEVLNRATIAGSIEISRLPGTVRVTLLCPLPILDRIGIGHLVREKYQLA comes from the coding sequence TTGAGCACGACGACCGCCCATTCCGACGTACAAGCCAACGCACAAACCAGTAGGCCGCCCGTCACGCAACTGCGCGTCGAGTCCTATACGAACGGCATCCTCGGCCCGAGCCAGACGATGCTCGGACCGCTCGCCGACGGCGGCACGCTGATCGCCGGCACGCCGCCCGGCTGCTGGGGGCCGATGATCACGCCCGCGTTCCAGGGCGGCCATGAAGTCACGCAGCCTGTCGCGATCGAAGGCGCGGAAGTCGGCGATGCCGTCGCGCTGAAAATCCAGCGCATGCGCGTGACGTCGCACGCGACGTCGTCGGGCGTGATGCAGTTCGTCGAAGGCCGCTATCACGGCGATCCATTCGTCGCGAAGTTCTGCTCGTCGTGCGGCACCGAGCATCCCGCCAGTCACGTCGAAGGCATCGGCGCCGAAGCGATCCGCTGCGATCACTGCGGCGCGGAAGTCAGCGCGTTCCGCTTCCGGCACGGCTACATCATCGTGCTCGATCAGGAAAACGGCGTGAGTCTCACGGTCAATCAGGAAGTCGGCAACCGGCTGGCGGGCAAGGCATCGGCGATGTCCGCGCTGCCCGAACTGGCCGCGCAACATTCGATTCTCTCGCTCGCCCGCGCCGACATGCCGGGCCTCGCCGCGCACATGCGGCCGTTCCTCGGCAACATCGGCACGACGCCCGCGCGCGATCTGCCCGACTCGCACAACTGCGCGGACTTCGGACAATATCTGGTCGGCGCGCCGCATCGATTCGGCATGACGACGGAAGAGCTGCACAGCGCGAAAACGGACGGACACATGGACACGAACTCGGTGCGCGAAGGCTGCATCGTGATTTGCCCCGTGAAGGTGCCGGGCGCGGGCGTCTATCTCGGCGACATGCACGCGCAGCAGGGCAACGGCGAAATCGCTGGGCACGCAACGGATGTGTCGGGCGAAACCGAGCTGACTGTCGAGGTCATCAAGCGGTTGTCGCTAGAAGGACCGATCCTGCTGCAAAACCTCGAAGACCTGCCGCCGATGGCGCGTCCGATGAGCGCCGAACAGCGCCGCAAAGTGGTCGAACTCGGTGCGCGCTATGGCCAGCATGACATCGAAGAGAACGGGCCGGTGACCTTCATCGGCAGCGGCGTCAACCTCAACGAAGCGACCGAAAACGGCTTGCGCCGCGCCGCCGCCGTCACGGGTCTGAGCTACGAGGAAGTGCTCAATCGCGCGACGATCGCGGGTTCGATCGAGATCAGCCGCTTGCCCGGCACTGTGCGCGTCACGCTGCTTTGCCCGCTGCCCATACTCGATCGCATCGGCATCGGTCATCTCGTGCGCGAGAAGTATCAGTTGGCGTGA
- a CDS encoding creatininase family protein: MLLHLSTWAEIEQYLKRSRAIVVPIGSNEQHGPTGLLGTDWLCPEIIAREAEKSADILVAPTFNIGMAQHHLGFPGTISLRPSTFIAAIGDWIRSLATHGFEKILFLNGHGGNIASIEAAFSEVYVEASFAKRHAGFAMKLCNWWDLEGVGELARKQFPEGHGSHATPSEIAITQWAFPDAIKTADYSPKIAPSGPIREALDFRARFPDGRMGSDPALASPEKGGELVRLAASSLVRELNAFASEPMPK, encoded by the coding sequence ATGCTTTTACATCTATCGACATGGGCCGAGATCGAGCAATACCTGAAGCGAAGCCGCGCGATCGTCGTCCCCATCGGCTCGAACGAACAGCACGGCCCGACGGGTCTGCTGGGCACCGACTGGCTGTGTCCGGAAATCATCGCGCGTGAAGCGGAAAAGTCGGCCGATATCCTCGTCGCGCCCACTTTCAACATCGGCATGGCGCAGCATCATCTCGGCTTTCCGGGCACGATTTCGCTGCGGCCGTCCACGTTTATTGCCGCGATTGGCGACTGGATCCGCTCGCTGGCGACGCACGGCTTCGAGAAAATCCTGTTTCTGAACGGACACGGCGGAAACATTGCATCGATCGAAGCGGCGTTCTCCGAGGTCTACGTCGAAGCGAGCTTCGCGAAGCGTCACGCGGGTTTTGCGATGAAGCTGTGCAACTGGTGGGATCTGGAGGGCGTGGGTGAACTCGCGCGCAAGCAGTTCCCGGAAGGCCACGGCTCGCACGCCACGCCGTCCGAAATCGCCATTACGCAATGGGCATTTCCCGACGCGATCAAAACCGCCGACTACTCGCCGAAGATCGCGCCGTCCGGCCCGATCCGCGAGGCGCTCGATTTCCGCGCGCGTTTCCCGGACGGCCGCATGGGTTCAGACCCGGCGCTGGCATCGCCGGAAAAAGGCGGCGAACTCGTGCGGCTGGCAGCGTCGAGCCTCGTGCGCGAGTTGAACGCCTTCGCCAGCGAACCGATGCCGAAGTAA
- a CDS encoding NAD(P)H-dependent flavin oxidoreductase: MSTRSEGKTLLSLLGISKPIIQAPMAGVSTPALAAAVSNAGGLGSLGVGAMKADAARKTIRDTRALTGAPFNINVFCHAPATANAKVEQEWLNWLAPQFAKYGASAPEKLGEIYTSFVEDQPMLDVFLEEKPAIVSFHFGLPSKEIIKALKDTGITLLASATNLEEAQQVVDAGVDAIVAQGVEAGGHRGMFDTQVFDEGIGTFALTRLFVEKFDLPVIAAGGIMDGAGIAAVLALGAQAAQLGTAFVPCPETSIDDGYRRAILGDAALHTTLTSAISGRPARSMVNRFTELGRGVDRPATPDYPVTYDAGKALHAAAKAQGEFGFGAQWAGQAAALARTLPAAELVARLETELDEAIRRLQQFAR, translated from the coding sequence ATGAGCACGCGTTCAGAAGGCAAGACGCTTTTGAGTCTGCTGGGCATCAGCAAGCCGATCATCCAGGCGCCGATGGCGGGCGTCTCCACGCCCGCGCTCGCGGCCGCGGTTTCCAATGCAGGCGGACTCGGCTCGCTCGGCGTGGGCGCGATGAAAGCCGACGCCGCGCGCAAGACCATCCGCGACACGCGCGCGTTGACAGGCGCGCCGTTCAACATCAACGTCTTTTGCCACGCGCCCGCAACGGCCAACGCGAAAGTCGAACAGGAATGGCTGAACTGGCTCGCGCCGCAATTCGCGAAGTACGGCGCGAGCGCGCCCGAAAAACTCGGCGAAATCTACACGAGCTTCGTCGAAGATCAGCCGATGCTCGACGTGTTCCTCGAAGAAAAACCGGCTATCGTCAGTTTTCACTTCGGGCTGCCGTCGAAGGAAATCATCAAGGCGTTGAAGGATACGGGCATCACGTTGCTGGCGTCGGCGACGAATCTGGAAGAAGCGCAGCAGGTCGTCGATGCGGGCGTCGATGCGATCGTCGCGCAAGGCGTCGAAGCGGGCGGGCATCGCGGCATGTTCGACACGCAGGTCTTCGATGAAGGCATCGGAACGTTCGCGCTCACACGTCTTTTCGTCGAGAAATTCGATCTGCCCGTGATCGCCGCAGGCGGCATCATGGACGGCGCGGGCATCGCGGCGGTGCTCGCGCTCGGCGCGCAGGCCGCGCAGCTCGGCACGGCGTTCGTGCCGTGTCCCGAGACGTCGATCGACGACGGCTATCGCCGCGCAATTCTCGGCGATGCCGCGCTTCACACCACGTTGACGTCGGCGATTTCGGGCCGTCCTGCTCGCAGCATGGTCAATCGCTTCACGGAACTCGGACGTGGCGTGGATCGTCCCGCGACGCCGGATTATCCCGTGACGTACGACGCAGGCAAGGCGCTGCACGCCGCTGCGAAAGCCCAAGGCGAGTTCGGCTTCGGCGCGCAATGGGCGGGCCAGGCGGCGGCTTTGGCGCGTACACTGCCGGCTGCGGAACTCGTCGCGCGGCTCGAAACGGAACTCGACGAAGCCATTCGCCGTTTGCAGCAGTTCGCGCGCTAA
- a CDS encoding MOSC domain-containing protein yields the protein MDDTITQTDSGDSSAHKKGARLLSINTGVCQTLEIGRASEGLTVESAIRKCPVSSASEGAVVEVQKLGLAGDEHADMSVHGGLDKAVYLYPVEHYGWWQQRRIDAEAPDADKPLAFGTLGENLTTQGLLETDLWIGDTLVIDQVRLRVEAPRNPCFKLNAVMGYRKAVKHMYLSGFAGVYLSVVQTGFIQAGAHIEVVPGRREESISNILDWRRGRAHREP from the coding sequence ATGGACGACACGATCACGCAGACAGACTCAGGCGACAGCAGCGCACACAAGAAGGGCGCGCGGCTGCTGTCGATCAACACCGGCGTATGCCAGACGCTCGAGATCGGACGCGCGTCCGAAGGGCTGACGGTCGAGTCGGCGATTCGCAAGTGCCCGGTGAGCAGCGCAAGCGAAGGCGCGGTGGTCGAAGTGCAGAAGCTCGGCCTTGCGGGCGACGAGCACGCGGATATGAGCGTCCACGGCGGTCTCGACAAGGCCGTCTATCTCTATCCCGTCGAACACTATGGATGGTGGCAGCAACGCCGTATCGATGCCGAAGCGCCCGACGCCGACAAGCCGCTCGCATTCGGCACGCTCGGCGAAAATCTGACGACGCAGGGCTTGCTCGAAACGGATCTATGGATCGGCGATACGCTCGTCATCGATCAGGTGAGGCTACGCGTGGAAGCGCCGCGCAATCCGTGTTTCAAGCTCAATGCCGTGATGGGCTACCGGAAGGCGGTCAAGCATATGTACCTGAGCGGGTTTGCGGGCGTCTATCTGAGCGTCGTGCAAACGGGCTTTATTCAGGCTGGCGCGCATATCGAAGTGGTGCCGGGGCGCAGAGAGGAATCGATCAGCAATATTCTCGACTGGCGGCGCGGCAGGGCGCATCGCGAGCCGTAA
- a CDS encoding tautomerase family protein, translating to MPIVTIQVTREGNKPGTSAVTAEEKAQLIKGVSELLLNVLNKPLEATFVVIEEVEKENWGWGGLPVDEYRKLRAEKKG from the coding sequence ATGCCTATCGTGACTATTCAGGTAACCCGCGAGGGCAACAAGCCCGGCACGAGCGCGGTCACGGCGGAAGAAAAGGCTCAGCTCATCAAGGGCGTGAGCGAACTGCTGCTGAACGTGCTGAACAAGCCGCTGGAAGCGACGTTCGTCGTGATTGAGGAAGTCGAGAAGGAGAACTGGGGCTGGGGCGGTTTGCCTGTCGACGAATATCGCAAGCTGAGAGCGGAGAAGAAGGGCTGA
- a CDS encoding SDR family NAD(P)-dependent oxidoreductase, producing MSNSQKVAIVTGASQGIGAEIVKGFREQGYNVVAVARSIKPSDDPGVVAIAGDIGDREVAQRAVSEAVKRFGRVDTLINNAGIFIAKPFTQYTAEDYAAILNVNVNGFFHITQLAIAEMEKNNSGHVLQITTSLVDHAIAGVPSVLASLTKGGLNAATKSLAIEYAKSGIRANAVAPGIIKSPMHAPETHDALGALHPVGHMGEMKDIVNAVLYLDSASFVTGEILHVDGGQSAGH from the coding sequence ATGAGCAATTCGCAAAAGGTCGCTATCGTCACGGGTGCATCGCAAGGCATCGGCGCAGAGATCGTCAAGGGCTTCCGTGAGCAAGGCTATAACGTCGTCGCCGTCGCGCGTTCGATCAAGCCTTCGGACGATCCGGGCGTCGTGGCGATCGCCGGCGACATCGGCGACCGCGAAGTCGCACAGCGCGCCGTATCGGAAGCCGTCAAGCGCTTCGGCCGCGTCGACACGCTGATCAACAACGCGGGCATCTTCATCGCCAAGCCGTTCACGCAATACACCGCCGAAGACTACGCGGCCATCCTGAACGTGAACGTGAACGGCTTCTTCCACATCACGCAGCTCGCCATCGCGGAGATGGAAAAGAACAACAGCGGTCACGTGCTGCAGATCACGACGAGCCTCGTCGATCACGCGATTGCAGGCGTGCCGTCGGTTCTCGCGTCGCTGACCAAGGGCGGCCTGAACGCAGCCACGAAGTCGCTTGCGATCGAATACGCGAAGTCGGGCATCCGCGCGAACGCCGTTGCGCCCGGCATCATCAAATCGCCGATGCACGCGCCGGAAACGCACGACGCGCTCGGCGCGCTGCACCCGGTCGGCCACATGGGCGAAATGAAGGACATCGTCAACGCCGTGCTGTATCTCGATTCGGCGTCGTTCGTGACGGGCGAAATCCTGCACGTCGACGGCGGCCAGAGCGCAGGTCACTAA
- a CDS encoding TIGR03571 family LLM class oxidoreductase: MDMQIPFPEPQVERAPFPLQHHRGYDRVFRRDALTVGLILPLETHAASPHPTMADHLQMAQRAEQAGVAALWARDIPFYDPQYGDSGQIFEPLIYIGHLATATQNITLGTTGIVLPMRDPLILAKQINSLDRLTDGRVVIGMSSGDRPSEYPVFGIDFESRGERFRDAYEVYRSVSEKNFPRFESQRFGRGDGSLTMLPKPLSGRVPSMAVGRSQQTLDWVANNMDAYLGFVPEPAKLSAFADEWKTANRQTNGGESAADDAKPLAFGGFLYLHPRRDYPFRRIGGGFAIGSRTLRDFLDQAREQGVSHVALNPRVTPRDYREILDELHQDVLPYFPPNT; the protein is encoded by the coding sequence ATGGACATGCAAATTCCCTTTCCCGAACCGCAAGTCGAACGCGCGCCGTTCCCTCTGCAACATCATCGCGGTTACGACCGCGTCTTTCGGCGCGACGCGCTCACAGTCGGCCTGATCCTGCCGCTCGAAACCCACGCGGCGTCGCCGCATCCGACGATGGCCGATCATCTGCAGATGGCGCAGCGCGCCGAGCAGGCCGGCGTCGCCGCCTTGTGGGCGCGCGACATTCCGTTCTACGACCCGCAATACGGCGATTCCGGCCAGATCTTCGAGCCGCTGATCTATATCGGGCATCTCGCCACCGCGACGCAGAACATCACGCTCGGCACGACAGGCATCGTTCTGCCGATGCGCGACCCGCTGATCCTCGCGAAGCAGATCAACTCGCTCGATCGTCTGACGGACGGGCGCGTCGTGATCGGCATGTCGTCGGGCGACCGGCCTTCCGAATATCCCGTCTTCGGCATCGACTTCGAGAGCCGCGGCGAGCGCTTCAGGGACGCCTACGAGGTGTATCGCAGCGTCAGCGAAAAGAACTTCCCACGCTTCGAATCGCAGCGCTTCGGGCGTGGCGACGGTTCGCTGACCATGCTGCCCAAGCCGCTATCCGGCAGGGTTCCGTCGATGGCCGTGGGGCGTTCGCAGCAAACGCTCGACTGGGTCGCGAACAACATGGACGCCTATCTCGGCTTCGTGCCCGAACCGGCGAAACTTTCAGCCTTCGCCGATGAATGGAAGACGGCGAATCGTCAGACGAACGGCGGCGAATCTGCGGCAGACGATGCGAAGCCGCTCGCATTCGGCGGGTTCCTGTATCTGCATCCACGGCGCGACTATCCGTTCAGACGTATCGGCGGCGGATTCGCGATCGGCAGCCGCACGCTGCGCGACTTTCTCGATCAGGCGCGCGAGCAAGGCGTATCGCACGTCGCGCTGAATCCGCGTGTGACGCCGCGCGATTACCGGGAGATTCTCGACGAGCTTCATCAGGACGTGCTCCCTTACTTCCCGCCGAACACGTAG
- a CDS encoding DUF485 domain-containing protein: MVHTTAHHDVRLSPAFVRLVARRRRLVASLTLGTLLPYYAFVLIAGFAPKVLALKLYPGSVMTIGWPLGVALIVGTWVLTGIYIRRANGEFDELTARILAGDVQ, from the coding sequence GTGGTCCATACGACTGCACATCACGACGTGCGGCTGTCGCCGGCGTTCGTTCGACTCGTCGCGCGCCGTCGCAGGCTCGTGGCATCGCTCACACTCGGTACTTTGCTGCCTTACTACGCGTTCGTGCTGATAGCGGGATTCGCGCCGAAGGTGCTTGCGTTGAAGCTGTATCCGGGAAGCGTGATGACGATCGGCTGGCCGTTGGGCGTCGCGCTGATCGTCGGCACGTGGGTGTTGACGGGCATCTATATCCGCCGCGCGAACGGCGAGTTCGACGAGTTGACTGCTCGCATTCTCGCGGGAGACGTGCAATGA
- the actP gene encoding cation/acetate symporter ActP codes for MKRYVSFIGFMLAVCIAQSATAAETFGKVQKQPLNVTAIAMFLVFVVATLGITYWSASKTKSMKDFYNAGGGISGFQNGLALAGDYMSAAALLGLTSMIFFNGYDGMLYAVSFFVAWPLLMFLFAERIRNLGQVTIADIASFRLDQQRIRTLMAFGSLTVVCFYLVVQMVGAGQLIQLLFGLQYNYAVVVVGVLMAVYVTFGGMVATTWVQIIKAVLMLFGASLLALLALSQFGFSLNDMFAQAIATHKSGAGIMLPSKLVADPFAMLSLSVGLVFGTSGLPHILMRFFTVPDAKAARKSVFVATGFIGYFFLVVTVLGTAAIVIVNRNPAFFEGGVAGGKLIGGGNMPVMHLAKAMGGDLVLGFLSAVAFATILAVVAGLTMAGTSAISHDLYAMVIKRNQADQAKEKRVSRIASVAIAGVAIVLGILFKDQNVAFLVALTFSVAASVNFPILTLSIYWKGLTTRGALMGGIAGLVSAVGLVVLSPAVWVKVLGHAAPIFPYDYPAIISMSIAFFFTWIGSVTDQGARAANEREQFDDQFVRAQTGIGASRAASH; via the coding sequence ATGAAACGCTACGTCTCGTTCATCGGCTTTATGCTTGCCGTGTGTATCGCACAATCAGCCACGGCAGCAGAAACCTTCGGCAAGGTTCAGAAGCAACCGCTCAACGTCACGGCCATCGCGATGTTTCTCGTATTCGTCGTCGCGACGCTCGGCATCACGTACTGGTCCGCGTCGAAGACGAAGTCGATGAAGGACTTCTACAACGCGGGCGGCGGCATTTCCGGCTTTCAGAACGGACTGGCGCTGGCGGGCGATTACATGTCGGCGGCCGCGCTGCTCGGGCTGACCAGCATGATCTTCTTCAACGGATACGACGGCATGCTGTACGCGGTGAGCTTCTTCGTCGCGTGGCCGTTGCTGATGTTTCTGTTCGCGGAACGCATCCGCAATCTCGGGCAGGTCACGATCGCCGATATCGCATCGTTCAGGCTCGACCAGCAGAGAATCCGCACACTGATGGCGTTCGGCTCACTGACGGTCGTGTGCTTCTATCTCGTCGTGCAGATGGTGGGCGCGGGCCAGTTGATCCAGCTTCTGTTCGGGCTGCAATACAACTACGCGGTCGTCGTGGTCGGCGTGTTGATGGCCGTGTATGTGACGTTCGGCGGGATGGTCGCGACGACGTGGGTGCAGATCATCAAGGCCGTGCTGATGCTGTTCGGCGCAAGCCTGCTGGCGTTGCTCGCGCTGAGTCAGTTCGGCTTTTCGTTGAACGACATGTTCGCGCAGGCGATTGCTACGCATAAGAGCGGCGCAGGCATCATGCTGCCCAGCAAGCTCGTCGCCGATCCGTTCGCGATGCTGTCGTTGTCGGTTGGACTGGTGTTCGGCACCTCGGGCCTGCCGCATATCCTGATGCGCTTTTTCACGGTGCCGGACGCGAAAGCGGCGCGCAAATCCGTGTTCGTCGCGACGGGCTTTATCGGCTATTTCTTTCTCGTCGTGACGGTACTCGGCACGGCGGCGATCGTGATCGTGAATCGCAACCCCGCGTTCTTCGAGGGCGGCGTGGCGGGCGGCAAGCTGATCGGCGGCGGCAACATGCCTGTCATGCATCTGGCGAAAGCGATGGGCGGCGATCTCGTGCTGGGCTTTCTGTCTGCGGTCGCGTTCGCAACGATTCTCGCCGTCGTCGCGGGACTCACGATGGCAGGCACTTCCGCCATTTCGCACGATCTCTACGCGATGGTCATCAAGCGCAATCAGGCCGATCAAGCGAAGGAAAAGCGCGTGTCGAGAATCGCGTCGGTGGCGATTGCGGGTGTCGCGATCGTGCTTGGCATTCTCTTCAAGGATCAGAACGTCGCGTTCCTCGTGGCGCTGACGTTCAGCGTGGCCGCGTCGGTGAACTTCCCGATCCTCACGCTTTCGATCTACTGGAAAGGCCTCACGACGCGCGGTGCGTTGATGGGCGGCATTGCGGGACTCGTCAGCGCGGTCGGTCTGGTCGTGCTGTCGCCGGCGGTCTGGGTGAAGGTGCTCGGGCATGCAGCGCCGATCTTTCCCTACGACTACCCCGCGATCATTTCGATGTCGATCGCGTTCTTCTTCACATGGATCGGCTCGGTCACCGATCAGGGCGCACGCGCAGCGAACGAGCGCGAACAGTTCGACGATCAATTCGTGCGCGCACAGACAGGTATCGGTGCGTCGCGCGCGGCCAGTCATTAG
- a CDS encoding cytochrome b produces the protein MNDAPSPDTHAQSRFQWRDNGLGFSPVTIALHWIVAALVLAIIAIEIVLWISPDAGLARVLNLLGTILFPVSIYRFWARVTSWHPLPVGTPNPVEVIVSRSVATSLALAMVLLPVAAWFAKSAAGQVVGLPGGWFIPSPMQPDAQAAHVFEVLFRIGATPFVLGLALHIFGACKNHFVLKNDALKRMLGKRVEL, from the coding sequence ATGAACGATGCTCCATCGCCCGACACGCACGCACAAAGCCGCTTTCAGTGGCGCGATAACGGTCTGGGCTTTTCGCCGGTCACGATCGCATTGCACTGGATCGTCGCGGCGCTGGTGCTCGCAATCATCGCTATTGAAATCGTGTTGTGGATCTCGCCCGATGCCGGGCTCGCCAGAGTGCTGAACCTGCTCGGCACGATCCTGTTTCCGGTTTCGATCTATCGATTCTGGGCACGCGTGACGTCGTGGCACCCGCTGCCCGTCGGTACGCCGAATCCCGTCGAGGTGATCGTGAGCCGGTCGGTCGCCACGTCGCTTGCGCTTGCAATGGTGCTGCTGCCCGTCGCCGCGTGGTTCGCGAAATCGGCTGCTGGTCAGGTTGTCGGGTTGCCGGGCGGCTGGTTCATCCCTTCGCCGATGCAGCCAGATGCGCAGGCCGCGCACGTCTTCGAAGTCCTGTTCAGGATCGGCGCGACGCCGTTCGTGCTTGGCCTCGCGCTTCATATCTTCGGTGCCTGCAAGAACCATTTCGTGTTGAAGAACGATGCGTTGAAACGCATGCTTGGTAAACGCGTGGAGCTTTGA
- a CDS encoding NAD(P)H-dependent flavin oxidoreductase — protein sequence MSTTTENEFAGNAVTKLCGIHYPIFLAGMAAISGPKLVAAVANAGGMGTVGGLRLPPLALRRWLRETKELTDKPFGVNLVPSFGGPDVFEAQFQVVLQERPRMLSLFYAEHYPQMIARAKDAGMIVMVQVGSVELARQAIAHGADIITAQGSESGGHLNRGTIGLLSLLPALIDVAGGRPVLAAGGITNRDDVRTVMRMGAGGVLAGTAFVACEESNAHPLYKQKIVDATVDDTEYRTGYSFGWKYGTPHRVIPNRDKWNLLRFMGGGARAIDKPKMAQKLSLYAGQGVGKIDRVMSAAERVEELAKGLADERERASGGRVDGLMLRYA from the coding sequence ATGAGCACAACAACAGAGAATGAGTTTGCTGGAAACGCCGTCACGAAGCTGTGCGGCATCCACTATCCGATTTTCCTCGCCGGTATGGCGGCGATTTCCGGGCCGAAGCTGGTGGCTGCTGTCGCCAATGCGGGCGGGATGGGGACGGTCGGCGGGCTGCGTTTGCCGCCGCTCGCATTGCGGCGCTGGTTACGCGAAACGAAGGAGTTGACGGACAAGCCGTTCGGCGTCAATCTCGTGCCGTCGTTCGGCGGCCCGGATGTATTCGAAGCGCAGTTTCAGGTCGTGCTGCAGGAAAGGCCGCGCATGTTGTCGCTGTTCTATGCGGAGCACTATCCGCAGATGATCGCGCGGGCGAAGGATGCGGGGATGATCGTCATGGTTCAGGTCGGTTCCGTCGAGCTTGCGCGCCAGGCCATCGCGCACGGCGCAGACATCATCACCGCGCAGGGCAGCGAGAGCGGCGGCCACCTGAATCGCGGCACGATCGGACTGCTGTCGCTGTTGCCGGCACTGATCGACGTGGCGGGCGGACGCCCCGTGCTCGCCGCTGGCGGCATCACGAATCGCGATGACGTTCGCACGGTGATGCGGATGGGCGCGGGCGGCGTGCTGGCGGGCACGGCGTTCGTCGCGTGCGAAGAGTCGAATGCGCATCCGTTGTACAAGCAGAAGATCGTCGATGCCACCGTCGACGACACCGAATACCGCACCGGCTATTCGTTTGGCTGGAAGTACGGCACGCCGCATCGCGTGATCCCGAACCGCGACAAGTGGAACCTGTTGCGTTTCATGGGCGGCGGCGCGCGTGCGATCGACAAGCCGAAGATGGCGCAAAAGCTGTCGCTGTACGCGGGGCAGGGCGTGGGCAAGATCGATCGCGTGATGTCGGCGGCCGAGCGTGTGGAAGAACTGGCGAAAGGGCTTGCCGACGAGCGTGAGCGGGCCTCAGGCGGGCGCGTTGATGGACTGATGCTGCGCTACGCGTAA